ATCCTACAAATTCAGAATTTAGACGTTGTGaatattgaaaagaaaaaggaataattAATCTAGCTCGTATCGATAAGAGAAATTCTTGATAATACTTCTTCTATCGcatattaattgtcatattTTTCTTCTCGAGAAGTCAATTTAACTAATTTTTTGGaggtaaaattaaataagatgaattcaatattttgaaattacAATTTAGATATTTATAAAAAACTAAAAGTTCTATAACTTGTAATTCTTCTCATATCAATAATATGGACGAAAAAATTATATCTTAAAATACTGATCAAAGTTCTTATAGTTTGActctagaaaaataaaatatgacaaatattttatgacGAAGAAAGCACATCTTAAATAAGATGAACAattgatttatgttatttagcTATAGAAAGTTGTTTGTCGATAATTTCTACTATACATTCAATTCTATAAATACTTACTTTTTGCccttatacatataatataaagttgAGTTTGGAAGCACCATGCTCTGCCaaacttttttttatcatcCCTCACATTTTTCATGCACACATATAGAAAATGGAAATTTCATATTCACAAGTACaaaactttttcttctttaatctTTTTTGTGCACAGTGTAGGGGAAACCCTAGGTAAAACCTACTGATGTAACTTTTATACTTTATTAATGGAAGAAGCAAAGTTTAACGATAAAGACATATAAGGTCCCACAGACAAGATAAGGGAAGACTTCAGAGATCTACCAGTCCCAAAATCGAATCTAATTATTGATGTTTTTGCACTTTTGCTTTTATATCCATtcctagaaaataaaataaatttctcaAATGCTCTCTAGAAAAATTTACTCTAGTAAATAAGAGTAAGTACTATTTCCTTCGTCTTAATTCGCAGTTTaagaaagaattatttttttttgaaatttattatttaaaataaattataaatatttgtgtgattataaattatttcattaaatataaaattttaaaattaaattgttaaatactaaatatagaaattttcattctttttggaCTGACTTAAAACGAAAGTGAGTCATATAAACTGGGACTCAAAATGATTACTTCTATCTCATCAAATAGTAATTcatctaatttttttcttttcatttaatattgttaatttttttttcccagTGAAGTAATTGAAGAATACGAAAAGGAAATGGAAAAGCTAGCAGGAAGATTAATGTGGCTTATACTTGGGTCATTAGGAATAACAagggatgatgttaaatgggcCTTTGGCCCAAAAGGAGAATCCAAAGGAGGATGTGCTGCCTTACAACTGAATTCATACCCGGTATGTCCGGATCCGGGTCGGGCCATGGGTCTTGCAGCACATACTGATTCTACCATATTAACAATCCTTCACCAAAACAACACAAGTGGTTTACAAGTTTACCAAGAAGGAAATGGTTGGGTCACTGTCCCTCCAATACCCGGTGCATTAGTAGTTAATGTAGGTGACCTTTTACACATACTCTCAAACGGGTCGTACCCGAGTGTCTTACATCGGGCGGTTGTGAACAGGACCCGACATCGACTTTCTGTAGCTTATTTATATGGTCCACCAACTGGGGTGAAAGTCTCACCCCTGTCGAAATTGGTGGACCAAAGGCACCCACCCTTGTATAGGGCAGTGACATGGAGTGAGTATTTGGGcactaaggccaaacattttGACAAGGCACTTTCCTCTGTACGGCTTTGTGTCCCTCTAAGTGGATTTGCTGATGCCAAAGATCATAATGGGGTACAAGTTGGATAAACTCACTAGTAATACTTacatttgaattttattttatttcatttctcaaaaaaaaaatgtttctttTCCTCTCTCGTTGAGCCTTTTTACTCCATTATTGGAGGAATATTGTTAATATTTTTGGGAGAGAGGAGAATATAGATTCTATTTTTATCAATCATCTAAATTGTATTTCAAAAGTTACTAGTAGAAAATGTGGGATAAGATGTTTATTTATCGCCGAAGTTACTTATTCAATGCAGAGTATAAAATTGATTTCTCATATGATtcacttatttaataaaaattgggCGAGAAAGTCATTTTTCTTGTGTTTATTACATAAAAATCATTATATTCTTGTCATTTCACATAAAGTCATTGACAACGGTCAAGTATTCTTCTCGATAACTTAGTTGAAGTGACAATATTTTTTGGAagtaaactttttttttcttaaaaaaaagacACTCATTATAACAATTTTATTGAACTGCTCCAATGACTTGACCtgctattatttttttctttttacataATGGAAGCCCATAGTTTTGATAAAGCAAAACTACAAAAATGTCAATCTTGCAATTAGAACTTGCACATTCTAAAGGAATTATTTGAGCTACACTTGCTTCACATAATTTTCCGACAAATGTGATTCAGTTGAACTCCTTTTACACATACACACAAATAATTgtaatt
This Solanum dulcamara chromosome 8, daSolDulc1.2, whole genome shotgun sequence DNA region includes the following protein-coding sequences:
- the LOC129900393 gene encoding gibberellin 3-beta-dioxygenase 1-like, whose translation is MPSRISDSFRAQKHLDLNSIKELPESHAWTSSDDHYTSENSCNFESIPVIDLENNNNNVLDRIGHACKKWGAFQIINHNISEKLLQDIEVAGKTLFSLPMQQKLKAARYPEGVTGYGVARISSFFSKLMWSEGFTIVGSPIEHARQLWPKDYKKFCEVIEEYEKEMEKLAGRLMWLILGSLGITRDDVKWAFGPKGESKGGCAALQLNSYPVCPDPGRAMGLAAHTDSTILTILHQNNTSGLQVYQEGNGWVTVPPIPGALVVNVGDLLHILSNGSYPSVLHRAVVNRTRHRLSVAYLYGPPTGVKVSPLSKLVDQRHPPLYRAVTWSEYLGTKAKHFDKALSSVRLCVPLSGFADAKDHNGVQVG